Proteins encoded by one window of Brienomyrus brachyistius isolate T26 chromosome 1, BBRACH_0.4, whole genome shotgun sequence:
- the LOC125745867 gene encoding thymosin beta-11, translating into MSDKPNLEEVTSFDKSKLKKTQTQEKNPLPSKETIEQEKQAESS; encoded by the exons ATGTCTGACAAACCGAACCTGGAAGAGGTCACCAGCTTTGACAAGAGCAAGCTGAAAAAGACTCAGACTCAGGAGAAAAATCCCTTACCCTCGAAAGAAA ccattgaacaggagaagcaggcCGAGTCATCGTGA